The DNA sequence ATCATTACTTATTTTATATGCATAGAAGTATGTGAAGTCTGCCCAAATTTATACTCTTTTCATCTACTtgatatttctttttttcttatctGAAAAtggaattaaaaacaaaattcttCTCCCCTGGTTCTGTGCTGAGATAGGAGTGAGAAAATTCTATAAATGAGTTAGGTTTAGTATTAAATAAAAGGTCCTTATTTGCGTGCAAAAGTTGATTTCTATAATTCTATTGTAAAATATCAATTCCAAAAAAGTGGGGTCCCCATGTTTTTGAGCAGAGATAAGGAAGACATTGATTCTTTCCTGGTCTATATAAGAGAGAAACAACCCCCACAACCAAAACTAGCTCTGTTTATTCACAGTTCACATTCTCCAACTCCATAATCCCATACCTACCCAATATTCTCTACCTTACAAATATGACATCTTCCTACTACTTGAGCTCAGCCTCATCGGGAACTCGCCGGAAAAGTAGCCGGAAAACTGGTCTGAGAAAGCGGTGTTTGTTAATGGTGAAGCAACAGAAGACCCGATTTTACATCCTTGGACGCTGCGTTTCGATGCTACTTTGCTGGCACGATCACTCCATATCAGATTAGCTTAAATCCTTAATTCTAAGCCTATAGCTAAAGCTGACTATATTGTCTCATTGGGGATTCCATGGGAGGTAATAGGAGTAGGAGATGAGCTTTCTTTTGGGATCAAAGATTAGATTTCTTCCGGCATAGAAAACAGAGAAGCATATAAcgtttgtatgtatatatatattggatcTTTGTTACTCTGTAATATAGATGAGTTTCTTTTTGGTGGTTGAGAAACTATTACTAGCTAGTATTATGTAATTCAGTTCCTTTACAATAGGATCAATCCATGTACATACAAAATTTCTAGTTATTCAATTTAAAGAACGAGAAATTGAAATTCAGACATTCTTGGTTATTGCTATACTTTCTCTTTGACTATTTTTACTTAATATAatttgtttgtttattaatgTGATGCCCGATTTCGTTTAGGATAAAACAAAGCAAGGAAGACAAaatttcttattatataatagGGTCTATCCAATATCCATATTACCCAAGAATACCCATGATAAATATTtgatctataattttttttcttttttctttttacaaaaacatgaagttttaaaaaaaatataaaaatgtaaggTGTCGTTTGggaacacttttgttttctaattttttaattacaaaatgaaagtaaaatttttgtttttaaaaattttgtttttgaaaaacaaaaatgctttcagtaaccacttttgtttttcaattttaaaaacagaaaacacaagtgtgttctgtaaagtttattttttttttttattgtttgattttatttatgtcgggtctaggttcggggtcGGATTTGGGTTTAAGTCAAAGGTTGGGTTCAGCGCCAAGACCGTGGGGGGATTTGAGTCTATGTCATGATTGAAGTCcaagatattgattaagaaaaaaaaaatgtttaaaaaaaatattgaaagtgattttttttgtttttaaaattttgattctcaattaaaaaattgaaaagtaaaaacagttttatagaacatgtttttgaaaaatattttaactttttcaattttaaaaataaaaaactgattaaaaaagtattaccaaacggcacctaaatTTCTCAAATACTCTAATACAAATAAGAGGTATTATtgtcttattaaattatttaatatcattaaaataataaagactcTAAATGAGTGTTCAAGTAAAACACATTAAGATAACTCTAATATTAGTTTTAGTTGTTTGGGGTTCGATTAAAAGATAAGGTAAGGAAATGTAAAGGGCCAAGTAAGAGTTTGCGGCTCCAAAAAGTAGAAGCAAAATttgttttatataaatttatttttctccACTTGCGTTGCTTTTGGTTATGGTCCTTATGGATGCTTGTTTTGGATTGAGATTGAGAAATGGAGGTCATGGAAGGGTGGATGGATATCGGTGGTGGAGAAAGATTGCCTCAAGTTTGCTAACATACGACAATGACAACCATGTAGTGCTTTAAATTTAATACTAATTATACAAATAGACAACGATGGTAAGTTGTATTAATAAAGCCATATCCTTTCTGTCCAAATCCACATTTAGTTTTAACAGAATTGATAGAGAGTAGAGACTAGTTTTGCAGTTTGCACCATGATTGAACTGATTATAATGTGAAAATGATTAAACAATTTATTGTTGGATTAAGTTATGTTCAATTTAATCTTCTACGTAATTGCTAAATACTCTAAGATTAGACACTAAGTAAAATAATACAACAGACAATAGGTATTCCAATAACTCGTCATTTTACTTGTTTGCTATATGAGAAAGAAAGAGATGAGTAATATTTTCTTaactatttaaatatataataatatttcttaattattattattatttttttttaaaaaaaaaaagttgtcattTCTTTATCTACAAAACAaaggatttttttttggaaCTTTGCAATCCATAACCATATTTCTGTTTCGTTCTTTTCCACCTTACTAAACAAAAATAATCTAATACAGCCTTTTTCCACATTCTTTAATTCATTATTCCTCCAATCGTACCAAAGAAGCTATTAAAGTCAGAATataaattttctcaaaaaaaaaaaaaaaacagataataaataatttagtataATGTTTCTATATATGTACAAAAagtcaaataataaataatttgatataaaatacatgaaacaaataaattttttaatgtaaataattaaatataattttgagCCTATATTTAGTCAAATTTAAGGGTAGACTTCACGTTAAGGATCTTAGAGGATTAAAATCTTTTGCTTAAGTCCATTGTCACTCATTTTGTACCCAAGTAATCaactataataaataaaaatacataaataatttaGTCACTATTATCCCAATAATATTATATCAAtctttcttttattgttttgaaaaaattgtattaatatttCAGCATAagatattaattacatttttaaaattatacaataattTGTTTTCTTTCGTTTTTTGacagtttttttttagtaagtTGAGGAATACCTATTTTTtgtatcaattaatcaaaaatatctttatattatattttattaaaatttacctattTTTATGAGTAGATTGCCTAATATACCACTGTCCTAAACTTAAGTGTAGCACATGATTTATATTAATCTAAGGGGTATAATAGAGATCATTTATAAAAGTaagtatattttaaagaatatgaaaaataaaggtaaaaatgaaaataaataaaataaagtaggtatacaatgtaattttcactttttttttggaTACCAGACAAAAGAGTCCAGTCCAGTCCGGCCCGGTCCGGTAACAAATTAGGTCCAATAAAGCCCAAGAAAAGGGCCCATACAATAATTCTGACTTCCCACCTTAGCCGCCTCCTCCACTTCAACGCAATTTCCTCTCTGCCCAACCAACCGCCGGCGCCGAGGTCATCTGGTGAAGAAGATTGCTTTCTCCAGTGACACAATTTCTCTAGAGAAGAAGACCGACTGGGCTCTCCGTCCTGTTTTCGCTCTTCACCGAGACTCTGCTAGACTCTACAACATCATCGACTTAATGTTATACACCTCTGTTGCAGATTCAGTTCACAACCATTTTTGTTGAATAGCTTACGTACAATGCTAGACGAAAGTAAATTTGATTTGAATTTGAAGTTGTGGGCACTTCGAATACCTCGCCAACTTTGCAAAGCTGCCACTCGATTACTAAATGGGTTCGCCTCTTTGCCTAATATACAGTTCCTGTAATTATTTGTTAGAAGAAtccataaatttatttttctgccATTTTATTTACAGCTACTTGCTCGATAAGCCTCGTGTTAAGCCTATTACTGAAGACCCAACATGTGAGAAGAACCGTTACATGATATTGTCTGAAAGTGTCCAAAACTTTGGTAAGGGGATTTTGAACTGTTTTGTAATTATATCTTTATGAATCTGCTTTGAAATTTTAGTTTCTATAATGTTTATTAGTATGAAGATGTTTAAGGGTTCATTGGTCATATGTAACAAGTgtttcttttataaaaataaaatgaatatgaGCTCCATCTGTAGACATTCTTGAGGTTTCATGGTATTGTTGGGTCTATGTAATTGTTTATTTAGTTCGTAATTACTGTAGTAAAGAGCCAAAATGCTGATTTTAGTTCATGGTATCAATCATAGTTGAGCTTGACTGGTTGCTCGTTGTTAATTCTTAAATTGTAGTCAAAGTTAATTCATCAAATAAAGTAGATTAGTCAACTTTTAAAATGGATAAATCACATGTGGTGACATTAACAAAATTTTCTTGTAGATTATTTGTTTTGCATAACATGATTATTGGTtgcaaaatttatgtatatattgttTGCTTTTGAGGCAGATTTATCTGATATCCCCAATGACAAACTTGAGGAGCTGAGAGGATTGTGCGAAATTGATGTAGTTCCATATACATTGACCCTTGGATATTCATATTGGGGTGCAGGTTAGTGAAGCTAATTGATTATATTTTCTGAGATATCAATTTTTATTCGGTTTCTACTGTCATAAACTTGATTTTCTTTTGGACTTGGCCTTACTGgtatagaaaagaaaaataaatgtttctTCATTCTACCTTGTTGTATAGTGAAGCGTTTGAAGAAAACAGGAGATGTTTAAATTTCAACCAGGCACGGTTTTATGATTAGAAACTAGAATGTTAAATTTAGAATCTGGAATGTTATAAAGTGTCATTGGCTACGCTTTTTATTTACCGAGATTATCTGTTGTCAGTTTTTTGGAATTATGATCATGACCCTTGTCACATGCGAGGAATCCTTGCTAATAAAGAAAGATACCAAAGACAATCCATCATGCGTATCTGCTTTAGAATTATCTTTCTGCAGTAAAGTTTGTTTTAGAAAGTGGGCTGTTTGATATTCTGTATGCATTAAGATGTCATTCCAGTTTCTGCCTGATTAAGATGTTTATTCTAGTTTCTGCTTTGATTATTTGGTTTGCAGATCATATCTTGAAGCAGATACTGCCTGCTGGAGTTGAGGTGCCTTCATCTTTCGAAACAATAGTTAAGTATTTACGTTATTCTTTATTGAAACCTTTTCTCTTCTGTTTATATTCAGCTTAGCAATCAAAACTTTTTTACTGCAGCCAGCCAATTTGAGCattttaagatttttattttgttatgctAGTACCACCGTCAATGttacttttgttttatttaattttatctgcAGGTGGAATAGCGAAGCTCATTTGTGTTGCTTGCTTGTACTTGTGCAGGTCACATTGCCCATCTGAATATCCACGATGAGTTACTTCCCTTCAAGGATGTTATAGCAAAAGTTATATATGATGTATGTTTCCATCACTTCTTCTGACTTTACATCTTTACAAACGTTTTCTATTTTTGTGCCACTGAAAAAGTACAGCAACATATTCTATACGGTTTTGTGTAGTTTGCTAGTGATAGAGTTATCCCTTTTTTAATTGAAGAATATTTGTTTGGTATTGGCATCATTCTTTGCAATGTGAAGACGGACTTTATCAACCAAGAGTTTGAGTCTCTTTTACTATTGGTGTCTAATGTTGTTTTCGTCTCTCTTTTAGTCATGAGTCATAAGCACAGTTGATACTACATTTTCTGTGCTTATAATgtgttttactttttttttttttgtaatgatttaaattttcatatttatattgGCAGAAAAATTATCCAAGAATCAAAACTATTGTTAATAAAGTTGGTACAATCTCAAATGAGTTCCGCGTGCCCAAATTTGAAGTTCTAGCAGGAGAGAATGATATGGTTACAGAAGTGAAGCAGTATCGATTGACTTTCAAGCTTGATTATGGCTTGGTGTACTGGAATTCGAGATTGGAACATGAACACACTAGGTTGGTTTCTCAATTTCAGGCAGGGCAAATTATTTGTGACATGTTTGCTGGCATTGGTCCTTTTGCCATTCCTGCAGCACAGAAAGAATGCATAGTCTTTGCAAATGACCTAAATCCAGATAGCATTCGTTATCTGAAGATTAATGCTGAAGTTAACAAGGTTGATGATTATGTCTGTCCTTACAATACTGATGCAAGAAAATTCATTGCTCAAATGATGACTGTACCCGAAGAGATAGAATTGAACCATATCTCTCCCTTAAAATCAAGTGAACAGCAGAAGGAGACGGTTATCAATCAGGAATCAGAATCAAAATGCAGCAAAGTAACTGGTAATATGTTTTATGAGTACAACCTTCTGGTAGGTAAAATATATTAGTGCACACATCAAGTAAATCTTATATGTTCCTTGCAGTTGAAGTGAAAGAATTACAGAATGGTGCTGAGGGTAAATTTGAGAGTGTAGAAGGCTCAGGTAAGACTGTGGATGCTTCAGTAGTTGCAGTGAAAAGACCTTCAGATGATTGTCAAGAAGGTGAGGATGGTACAAACAGGACTTACTACTAGTGAATCTATGCTATTCTCTTAATTCTATTTCAGGTGTATATGTGATGCTTAATATAGGGTGCATTTATGAAGTTTAAAAATTGCTTTGTTACCTATCGAATTATTGTTTTCCTGACCAAAAATGCTGGATTTACAGTCTTAACCATATGTCTCTGCAGGAAATGGAAGCCTTTGTAGCACTGATACTTCTCTTGCTGGAAAAGGAAAAGGAAACAAGAATAAGAGATTACGAGGCTCAAAGGTTGTTGGCGTGAAGACTTGGGAACATGTTGATCATGTTATAATGAATCTACCTGCTTCTGCTCTTCAGTTTTTAGGTACAGATGCTCTGCACTATTCATCATTTATCTAGTGGAACATGGAACCCTTAAATTCTATCCTCACAAGCTTAAAATTATAGAACCAAcctttaattgtttttttggtCATCAGATGCGTTTAGGGGCataatacaaaagaaatattgGAAGGGTGATCTTCCTTGGATTCACTGCTATTGCTTTATACGGGCAAATGAAACCCAAGAGTATATTATATCGGTAAGTAATGTAGCACTCAAccatatttattatgttatgtaAGAAATTTTTTATTGCTCTAAAATGGTTTCTTCATTGCTTTGATTACATTTGTTTTTCCTACTATTTCAGGAGGCTGAGGCTGCCTTAGGTTCGTCTATACAAGATCCAATATTTCACAGGGTCAGGGATGTTGCTCCAAACAAGGTACCACCGTTTTAACACTttccttttgtttctttttctcATTTCTGCACTATGGTAAGAAACATTACTTGGTTGGATACTTATTGGCtgttctttttttctttgttctGCAGTCAATGTTTTGCTTAAGCTTCAGGCTTCCAGAATCTTGTTTAGTGTGAAAACGTATCGACGTAGGCAACAGTTAGATTAAATATTCACCGATGTTAACATTGCAGGGATGGTTTAATGGCGTTCGGGTTTAGCTTTCAAATTTGCCAGTTTAAATACTCTCAGACAATGCATACAACAGATATAATATTTACTTTGAAGAAAACCCATTTTTGTCTGAATTCTATGGGGTGAAACTCTGAAAGCAATGAAAAAAGGGTTTAATCCTTTTCAGTTTTGTTACTTTAGGTTGCCTAACATGAGGGacgatgttttttttttatcaagctTAGCAATATTGTTCCAGTTTAACACATCATGTTTGTGACATTCTGGTTGAAAGGGTGACAAGGAGATTGGCTTTTGACATTTTCTGTGTAACCTGTTTGAAAGATTTACACTGAAAACTGAAAGTTTTGTTCTTTATGTCAAAACATTCTGATTGGTAATCTCTGTCTATAGCTAAACAATAATGTTGGGgctataaaaatgtaaaagacAGTATCGTATTATATTTAGTGGTTAACAAATCTAAAAGATGAAATAAAATAAGCATATGATATAGCTAGACGCCAAGTTGTTGGGGAGTTTTTCTCATAAAACTTTTCCATTAAAAGCTCCTGTTGAACCCCCATTCAGTGATTCCTTACAATTCaacatatatgtgtatataaataaataaacttaataAACTATTGCAACTGTATTAACTctcttttttcccttttttttttttttttttgttttccctTTACTTTTTCTGAAAACATCTTTTTTCTTTGGAATGCACCATCTTCATACTACGTAGGCTACCTTTTATGGCCAACTGACCATGTTAAAGGCTTATTTATTAGCTTCCGAAGTTTATTGTTGGGTTATGACACTGAGGAAGTAAATGGTATTAAGTAATTGAAGTGTAAACTTTTTAGCAAGATATAAAAGAGTAGAAATATTGAAAACAAATGCAACTTAACACCTAAAATTTTGCTGGAAAGGCATTTGAATTAGTTTTTATGGCTAAAGTTGAAAAAGGCAATTTAAAGGGATTCTCTTTCTTTAGTCTTTCTTCTCATAAATATAGTCAATGAATTTCAACTTTCAAGTCAAGTAAGTCCCTGCTCTTCGTtttcttattcttattttttcaattttcagaGTAATAATATGTGCACAAACAAATTACACACAAATATGTGACATACATTTATATATGAAGTTACCTCAAccaattatttttattcaaaatgaATTCTACTTATCTAAAATGATTTGTCACGTGAGTGTGATTTATATGTACACATATTATCAATCCTTTTTTAATATCCTTCTATATGCTATATAATAGGGTGTACttgctaataatatactttttattataatttttatttttatttgttataaatataatatgttgTCACATAGGTATAAAAGAATTATCAAATGGCTGTGCACCATAACCGAATAACTGAATTAAGGAACgaatctttctcttttttttattaatttttctcacCTTCCCCATGAAGGTTCCAAAATTACATACAACGATCACAAACTACAATTGCTTATAAATTTGAAGCATAGCAACCAATACATTTCCCCCTTTTCTGCTCTTTCCCTCCTTTTAATAATAATTGCTGACTCTTtgttcaagaaagatttacatattttctttattttcaacCAAAACCCATTAAAGATTTAacctctttaaaaaaaaaaaaaaaaaaaaaatccaaaatgtCACAAGAAAGATTAGTCATTGTAACCTTTGTTGTTCTTGCTGTTTTTATGGCTATGGTATCGACTGGATCAGGGGTTGGAGTGAACTGGGGAACATTAGCTAGTAATCAAATTTCACCTAGAAAGATAGTTCGAATGCTCAAGGAAAATGGGTTCACTAAGCTTAAGCTGTTCGAGGCCGATGAGTTGATTTTGGCGGCTTTAATGGGGACTCATATTGAGGTCATGGTGGCCATACCTAACCGTATGTTGGAAGAAATGAGTGACGATCCTAAGGCTGCCGCTTCTTGGGTTCAAGCCAATGTGACCAGTTACTTGTACACTGGTGGAGTCAATATCAGGTTTAgctacattatatatatatatatggtattaatgtgtgtgtgtgtatgacCTTCCTCTTTTCTTGTTCATCAAGTGTTCTACTAAATTTCACTCTGAAACCCTCTTCTATTTAATTTGGGTAATTGGTTTTCCTATTATGGTAaattagtttcccttttttttttatatattaaattgttGGTTTATTAAGACTACCAACCCCTGATGTCAATCCTTTTATTCACATAAGTTCAACG is a window from the Cannabis sativa cultivar Pink pepper isolate KNU-18-1 chromosome 1, ASM2916894v1, whole genome shotgun sequence genome containing:
- the LOC115704777 gene encoding small polypeptide DEVIL 10 — its product is MTSSYYLSSASSGTRRKSSRKTGLRKRCLLMVKQQKTRFYILGRCVSMLLCWHDHSISD
- the LOC115707168 gene encoding tRNA (guanine(37)-N1)-methyltransferase 2, which produces MLDESKFDLNLKLWALRIPRQLCKAATRLLNGYLLDKPRVKPITEDPTCEKNRYMILSESVQNFDLSDIPNDKLEELRGLCEIDVVPYTLTLGYSYWGADHILKQILPAGVEVPSSFETIGHIAHLNIHDELLPFKDVIAKVIYDKNYPRIKTIVNKVGTISNEFRVPKFEVLAGENDMVTEVKQYRLTFKLDYGLVYWNSRLEHEHTRLVSQFQAGQIICDMFAGIGPFAIPAAQKECIVFANDLNPDSIRYLKINAEVNKVDDYVCPYNTDARKFIAQMMTVPEEIELNHISPLKSSEQQKETVINQESESKCSKVTVEVKELQNGAEGKFESVEGSGKTVDASVVAVKRPSDDCQEGNGSLCSTDTSLAGKGKGNKNKRLRGSKVVGVKTWEHVDHVIMNLPASALQFLDAFRGIIQKKYWKGDLPWIHCYCFIRANETQEYIISEAEAALGSSIQDPIFHRVRDVAPNKSMFCLSFRLPESCLV